The proteins below come from a single Torulaspora delbrueckii CBS 1146 chromosome 5, complete genome genomic window:
- the ART10 gene encoding Art10p (similar to Saccharomyces cerevisiae YLR392C; ancestral locus Anc_4.252) has protein sequence MAPKITINLKPPLNNDFYSTNDRISGSVKVDLKKPLSIKTINVILKGFTETLTKIDPINTYGQNGMMMPAQDNRSYHTLFNYTERVFPPDNVWNALEGSSKPFKVKPGQYEYNFGFEKLPRRPKCLANHYKGLVCFTKREETRLPPSHNNQWRDLSKIDDLDLFYYAYGKVLYMVQVQIELGKSNSWYKPFNKLIREIDLIEFIPDARDLEYEDDDEKEDASRSRTPSSRHSRNGKDNTTADYSMNPQRLHSVPSSSSSNSERMKVYKSTYKVGLPDLKSTMWVEVRSRGLRRTYRKDYLFCSGSNKFDKVYFVMMGNIAQFKKWKIVPTKIQLNLLETVSYLSQGVANENFSSLRLIDVNNIPSKLSSTIVDFENAEFHSSESDAEEGRLECEIKLRNHPLLKNLRFNEEDYRHRGNRLYSFKTCTIKKAFNFQLLIDWDINGTRRQTEVIIRPMQIFVQTNMNAKTDVLPKYVDPPVYTETKE, from the coding sequence ATGGCGCCAAAAATTACaatcaatttgaaaccGCCGCTTAATAACGACTTCTACAGCACCAATGATCGCATATCAGGTTCAGTGAAAGTTGATTTAAAAAAACCTCTGTCAATCAAGACTATAAATGTGATTCTGAAGGGATTTACCGAGACTTTAACGAAAATAGATCCTATTAATACATATGGTCAAAACGGTATGATGATGCCTGCTCAGGATAATAGGTCCTACCATACTTTATTCAACTATACTGAAAGAGTGTTCCCACCTGATAATGTGTGGAATGCTCTGGAGGGCTCGTCTAAACCATTCAAAGTCAAACCAGGCCAATATGAGTATAactttggctttgaaaaactgcCGAGACGACCCAAATGTTTGGCAAACCATTACAAGGGGCTGGTATGCTTCACTAAGAGGGAGGAGACCAGGTTGCCACCTAGTCATAACAATCAATGGAGAGATCTGAGCAAAATTGACGACTTGGATTTGTTTTACTATGCATATGGGAAAGTGTTGTATATGGTTCAAGTGCAGATCGAGTTGGGCAAATCGAACTCGTGGTATAAACCTTTCAACAAGCTGATAAGAGAGATAGACctcattgaatttatcCCAGATGCTCGAGATCTCGaatatgaagatgacgatgaaaaGGAAGACGCCTCACGCAGTCGAACGCCGAGCAGTCGtcattcaagaaatggaaaagatAATACAACGGCCGATTATAGTATGAACCCCCAAAGATTACATAGTGTACCGTCTTCCTCATCCAGTAACAGTGAAAGGATGAAGGTCTACAAATCAACTTATAAAGTTGGACTACCGGATCTAAAGAGTACTATGTGGGTTGAAGTAAGAAGCAGAGGATTGAGGAGAACTTATAGGAAAGATTATTTGTTTTGCTCAGGCTCtaacaaatttgataaagtgTATTTTGTAATGATGGGCAATATTGCGCAATTCAAAAAGTGGAAGATCGTGCCAACCAAGATACAACTTAATTTGTTAGAAACTGTCAGCTATTTATCACAAGGAGTGGCCAATGAGAATTTTTCGTCACTTAGATTGATTGATGTGAACAACATACCTTCCAAGCTCAGCTCGACGATAGTTGATTTTGAGAATGCGGAGTTTCATTCAAGTGAAAGTGACGCGGAGGAAGGACGTTTGGAATGCGAAATAAAACTTCGAAACCATCCATTGttaaagaatttgagaTTCAACGAAGAGGATTACCGACATCGTGGTAACAGATTGTATAGTTTCAAAACCTGTacgatcaagaaagctttCAACTTCCAGCTGCTAATCGATTGGGATATCAACGGTACCAGACGACAGACCGAAGTCATTATCAGACCAATGCAGATCTTTGTCCAGACCAACATGAATGCCAAGACCGATGTGCTTCCAAAATACGTGGACCCACCTGTATATACGGAAACAAAAGAGTaa
- the TDEL0E01170 gene encoding uncharacterized protein has protein sequence MLANRLYSSYKTSSGPRRPSPHALMYRKWAKPVGKLLTLSIGSYYTLFYLWEYLERSELEYEKSRNI, from the coding sequence ATGCTTGCTAATAGACTCTACTCATCATACAAGACTTCTTCCGGGCCCCGGAGACCTTCACCGCATGCGTTGATGTATAGAAAGTGGGCAAAACCTGTGGGAAAGTTACTAACTTTAAGCATTGGTTCGTATTATACCTTATTTTATCTATGGGAATATCTGGAAAGGAGTGAATTAGAATATGAAAAATCTAGAAATATCTGA
- the CCW14 gene encoding Ccw14p (similar to Saccharomyces cerevisiae CCW14 (YLR390W-A); ancestral locus Anc_4.251) produces MRTSSVVSTVVSLALLSKQVLATPPACLLACVAEVSKGSSNCDSINDVTCIGENEGSSTQSCLDSRCPDGDASSANDAFKQAVADQGASVSSSSSSASSSATSTASSSTVSSSAASSSAVSSSTVSSSAVSSSAVSSSAVSSSAVSSSAVSSSVESSSTVSSSVVSSSASSSSVESSSTVASSTTSAPSTLSYSTVSSIYSSSSDSAIPSVVPQNAGNSLQIGSFAVAAAAALLI; encoded by the coding sequence ATGCGTACCTCTTCTGTTGTTTCCACAGTCGTCTCTTTGGCTTTGTTGTCCAAGCAAGTTTTGGCAACCCCACCAGCTTGTTTGTTGGCCTGTGTTGCAGAAGTTAGCAAGGGATCTTCCAACTGTGACTCTATCAATGACGTTACCTGTATCGGTGAGAACGAAGGTAGCAGTACTCAAAGCTGTCTAGACTCTCGTTGTCCAGATGGAGATGCTAGTTCCGCTAATGATGCTTTCAAGCAAGCTGTTGCTGATCAAGGCGCCAGCGTCTCCAGCTCTTCCAGTTCTGCTAGCTCGAGTGCTACCAGCACTGCTTCTAGTTCTACTGTTTCTAGTTCTGCTGCATCTAGCTCTGCTGTCTCTAGCTCTACTGTTTCTAGCTCCGCTGTTTCTAGCTCCGCTGTTTCTAGCTCCGCTGTTTCTAGCTCCGCTGTTTCTAGCTCCGCTGTTTCTAGCTCTGTTGAGTCCAGTTCCACTGTTTCCAGTTCTGTCGTCTCGAGCTCTGCTTCTTCTAGCTCTGTTGAGTCCAGCTCCACTGTCGCCAGCTCCACTACCTCTGCTCCATCTACCTTGAGTTATTCTACTGTCTCCTCAATCTACAGCTCATCTTCTGACTCCGCCATTCCAAGCGTTGTCCCACAAAACGCTGGTaactctttgcaaatcgGTTCATTCGCTGTTGCCGCTGCTGCTGCCTTGTTGATTTAA
- the IDP1 gene encoding isocitrate dehydrogenase (NADP(+)) IDP1 (similar to Saccharomyces cerevisiae IDP1 (YDL066W); ancestral locus Anc_4.254), with protein sequence MLGRRFFSSSRSALSKIKVKSPVVELDGDEMTRIIWDKIKTRLILPYVDVDLKYYDLSVTSRDATQDKITVDAANAIKQYGVGIKCATITPDEARVKEFNLSKMWKSPNGTIRNILGGTVFREPIVIPRIPRLVPGWEKPIIIGRHAHADQYKATDAIIPGPGKLELVYKPEDGSEPTKLEVYDYKGAGVALAMYNTDESIRGFAHASFKLALNKKLNLFLSTKNTILKKYDGRFKDIFQEIFDAEYKTQFEAANISYEHRLIDDMVAQMIKSKGGFIMALKNYDGDVQSDIVAQGFGSLGLMTSVLVTPDGKTFESEAAHGTVTRHYRQYQQGKETSTNSIASIFAWTRGLAKRGELDGTPEVTKFANLLESATLNTVQEDGIMTKDLAFACGKTDRDSYVNTNEFLEAVEKRLKKEINSVE encoded by the coding sequence ATGTtaggaagaagatttttTTCGAGCAGTAGATCtgctctttcaaagatcaaggTGAAGAGCCCTGTTGTAGAGCTAGATGGTGATGAGATGACTCGTATTATATGGGACAAAATCAAGACTAGGCTAATTCTGCCATACGTGGACGTCGATCTGAAGTACTATGACTTGTCAGTAACGTCACGTGATGCGACTCAGGATAAGATTACAGTGGATGCTGCCAATGCTATTAAGCAGTATGGTGTGGGTATCAAGTGTGCTACTATTACCCCAGATGAGGCCCGTGTCAAGGAGTTTAACTTGAGCAAAATGTGGAAATCCCCAAATGGTACTATTAGAAACATTCTTGGTGGTACTGTCTTCCGTGAACCAATTGTGATTCCAAGAATTCCACGTTTAGTGCCTGGATGGGAGAAGCCTATCATTATTGGTAGACACGCCCATGCTGACCAGTACAAGGCGACAGATGCGATTATTCCAGGTCCAGGTAAATTGGAATTGGTTTACAAGCCAGAAGATGGCTCTGAACCAACCAAATTAGAAGTTTACGACTACAAAGGTGCTGGTGTGGCGTTAGCAATGTACAACACTGATGAATCTATCCGCGGGTTTGCCCATGCATCCTTTAAGTTGGCTCttaacaagaaattgaacttATTCTTGTCTACTAAGAACAccatcttgaagaaatatgaCGGTAGATTCAAGGACATTTTCCAAGAGATCTTCGATGCCGAATACAAGACTCAATTTGAGGCAGCTAATATTTCCTACGAACATCGTTTGATCGACGATATGGTCGCTCAAATGATTAAATCTAAGGGTGGATTCATTATGgcattgaagaactacGATGGTGATGTTCAATCTGATATTGTTGCACAAGGTTTCGGTTCTCTAGGTTTGATGACCTCTGTGCTAGTTACCCCAGACGGCAAGACTTTTGAGAGTGAGGCAGCTCACGGTACCGTCACTAGACATTACAGACAATATCAACAGGGTAAGGAAACCTCAACCAACTCCATTGCTTCTATCTTCGCATGGACTAGAGGTCTAGCCAAGAGAGGTGAATTGGATGGTACCCCAGAAGTCACTAAATTCGCCAATTTGCTTGAATCTGCTACTTTAAACACTGTTCAAGAGGACGGTATCATGACCAAAGATCTTGCCTTCGCTTGCGGCAAGACTGATAGAGATTCATACGTCAACACCAACGAGTTCTTGGAGGCTGTCgaaaagagattgaagaaagagattaaCTCTGTCGAATAA
- the ECM19 gene encoding Ecm19p (similar to Saccharomyces cerevisiae ECM19 (YLR390W); ancestral locus Anc_4.247) encodes MARLKAFDLLSIGVVSAAGVWMGMRFFEPIVIDRLKKDGNLRTDIPVPEYDANGDPTDSKPMTELKDELIAIQQREKAQKAIEQSSSNST; translated from the coding sequence ATGGCAAGACTAAAGGCATTCGACCTCCTCTCGATCGGTGTGGTATCCGCTGCTGGAGTCTGGATGGGCATGAGGTTCTTCGAACCAATAGTGATCGATCGTCTTAAGAAAGATGGAAACTTACGCACGGACATCCCTGTTCCAGAGTATGATGCAAACGGAGATCCCACTGACTCGAAGCCGATGACAGAACTgaaagatgaattgatcGCCATACAGCAACGAGAGAAAGCTCAAAAGGCCATTGAGCAATCCAGCTCAAATTCTACTTga
- the PEX19 gene encoding Pex19p (similar to Saccharomyces cerevisiae PEX19 (YDL065C); ancestral locus Anc_4.250) — MSGENRRDPEEEYDELDDLLDEDPGKLEFEAQQEESTEPTSAARDAAVEVEDPEVKEMMQDLQNEFANLMKDGDMADKEKAEQAENFQRILGMLGEASKTPGPINGTEKEPQGFKNVVSKTLDRLKENGSKVDTNLAKEEKQKNTDDILSQLLDQLVENGNVGNNQEGEKGMDNAILNILNQMSSKEVLYQPMKDMQVELTQWLEVHKDEEEHRDKMSDYIKQRELVEDIVKIFESESYSNETHRDQITDLLDQLEQLGDSPVSKSFNNSGAGNELDDISKMLEIDGDDPNLGNIDKELQDTCKQQ; from the coding sequence ATGAGTGGTGAGAATCGACGTGATCCAGAAGAGGAGTACGATGAGTTGGATGATCTCCTAGATGAGGATCCAGGTAAGTTAGAATTCGAAGCGCAACAAGAGGAAAGCACAGAGCCCACCAGTGCTGCCAGGGATGCAGCGGTAGAGGTAGAGGACCCTGAAGTGAAGGAAATGATGCAAGATTTACAAaatgaatttgcaaatttgatgaaggatGGCGACATGGCCGACAAAGAGAAGGCTGAGCAAGCTGAGAATTTCCAAAGAATCTTGGGAATGTTGGGGGAAGCTAGTAAGACTCCAGGCCCCATCAATGGCACTGAAAAGGAACCACAAGGTTTCAAAAATGTGGTCTCAAAGACTCTCGATAGATTAAAAGAGAATGGTAGTAAAGTGGACACCAATTTGGCCAAAGAGGAAAAACAAAAGAACACAGACGATATACTATCCCAACTGCTAGACCAATTGGTTGAAAACGGCAACGTTGGTAATAATCAAGAGGGTGAAAAGGGTATGGATAATGCGATCCTTAACATTTTGAACCAGATGTCTTCGAAGGAAGTGCTATATCAACCAATGAAAGACATGCAAGTCGAATTGACCCAATGGCTCGAAGTTCATAAAGACGAGGAAGAGCACCGCGATAAGATGAGTGATTACATCAAGCAGCGggaacttgttgaagacatagtcaagatctttgaaagcgAATCCTACTCCAACGAAACCCACAGAGATCAAATTACGGATCTTCTGGATCAACTAGAACAACTTGGAGATTCCCCCGTCAgcaaaagtttcaacaacAGTGGTGCGGGCAACGAACTTGACGACATTTCCAAAATGCTCGAGATCGACGGTGACGACCCAAACCTTGGAAACATCGATAAGGAGCTACAAGACACTTGCAAGCAGCAATAA
- the ATP10 gene encoding Atp10p (similar to Saccharomyces cerevisiae ATP10 (YLR393W); ancestral locus Anc_4.253), translating into MVLIGRTSRRLFSTSSRTLFINKFFRNVVDAAPKEHIVRELVRPIGLQAPPRAETVYSRGNSFKEMFDRDKTEKRSQELGVEFSKSGMYELHAFQKNGGKMFISPKSYWRADKALYFPHLRGTSLAGATEDLEEKMRGKINIIRLFTNQVGDKLSKQYLQNKELGMDYLASDYDKLAKEGVQLVEVSFLESTIKMIIAKLSTYKLRNLIPKARHSTYYMCDRDQLPFTLRESLEINNIYTGYVVVVDPNLKIRWMGCGAASQEEFKLLWKCVRGIRKEFAPTKES; encoded by the coding sequence ATGGTACTGATTGGCCGAACAAGCAGGAGATTattctcaacttcttcGCGGACccttttcatcaacaaattcttccGTAATGTGGTTGATGCTGCACCAAAGGAACATATTGTGAGAGAACTTGTGAGACCTATCGGTCTTCAGGCTCCTCCCAGAGCAGAGACTGTTTACTCCAGAGgcaattctttcaaagaaatgtTTGATCGTGATAAGACCGAGAAGAGAAGTCAGGAACTTGGTGTTGAATTTAGCAAATCTGGAATGTATGAGCTTCATGCGTTTCAAAAAAATGGAGGTAAGATGTTCATATCACCCAAATCATACTGGAGAGCAGATAAGGCCTTGTATTTTCCACATCTTAGAGGCACATCATTAGCGGGTGCTACGGAGGACTTAGAGGAGAAGATGAGAGGCAAGATCAATATCATAAGGCTATTTACAAATCAAGTTGGTGACAAATTATCGAAGCAATACCTGCAAAATAAGGAATTGGGAATGGACTACCTGGCGTCGGATTATGACAAACTAGCTAAAGAAGGTGTGCAACTCGTGGAAGTCAGTTTTCTCGAGAGCACCATTAAAATGATAATAGCAAAACTATCGACTTACAAGTTAAGGAATCTGATTCCAAAAGCTAGGCATTCGACCTACTATATGTGCGACAGGGACCAATTACCTTTCACACTCAGAGAATCCCTTGAGATCAATAACATTTATACAGGCTACGTCGTAGTCGTGGATCCTAATTTGAAGATTAGATGGATGGGCTGCGGAGCAGCTTCCCAAGAAGAGTTCAAACTACTGTGGAAATGTGTCAGAGGCATACGCAAAGAATTTGCGCCTACAAAGGAGTCCTGA
- the UBC9 gene encoding E2 SUMO-conjugating protein UBC9 (similar to Saccharomyces cerevisiae UBC9 (YDL064W); ancestral locus Anc_4.249), whose protein sequence is MSSLCLQRLQEERKKWRKDHPFGFFAKPTRNADGTMNLQKWEAGIPGREGTLWDHGVYPISIEYPDEYPSKPPKVRFPAGFYHPNIYPSGTVCLSILNEDQDWRPAITLKQIVIGVQDLLDTPNPNSPAQEPAWKAFQRNRVEYEKKVAAQAKQYTK, encoded by the coding sequence ATGAGTAGTTTGTGCTTGCAACGTTTACAAGaggagagaaagaaatggAGAAAGGACCATccatttggattctttgcTAAACCCACAAGGAATGCCGATGGTacaatgaatttgcaaaaatgGGAAGCTGGAATACCAGGTAGAGAAGGAACCCTATGGGATCACGGTGTATACCCAATTAGCATAGAGTATCCAGACGAGTATCCGTCGAAACCTCCAAAGGTGAGGTTCCCGGCTGGGTTTTATCATCCCAATATTTACCCCAGTGGGACAGTGTGTTTGagtattttgaatgaggaTCAAGATTGGAGGCCCGCTATCACTTTGAAGCAAATTGTTATTGGCGTTCAGGACTTGTTAGATACACCTAATCCAAATTCCCCCGCTCAGGAACCGGCATGGAAGGCattccaaagaaacagagTTGAATACGAGAAGAAAGTAGCAGCACAGGCGAAGCAATATACGAAATAA
- the SYO1 gene encoding Syo1p (similar to Saccharomyces cerevisiae YDL063C; ancestral locus Anc_4.248), with protein MGKSKKRSRASKARLNPIGGGKDTHSKDNALVTKKVQPLLEKLHSAVPNDRAMALGSISVLCEDTHMRKLLLKEKLVHIVLSKLLTDNNTEIVVESFGLLRNLSLEEGYDVSIHLWRSDIWKSIDQGFGKLLESLTALQASEEQNSKSSTESRRLLFDYADNLLSLVVALGNGADEILQQLLEAPKLERLFEVIARLLQYGVTKLPLSVFNTVLDLLYDFSSESFDFIDAVTNNSFLSAFVKSLPEQINTPAFNELTKVLIQGIYLQFLDMDITYQQANEITHTVCDSVKDIDFEQVKSDLSTASHDEELAQTKDSQVAQKIKDYTKARISAMMKLQSIEIAIDLITATTEIVASIYEEKKKPLPNALLETVTVYLPEIFQHLSRDFSSRILIAWNNMLWLYLTLEINFFELNENYKNLWEFVNTVDEKQLDLKLGKLSVTWALLKTIALQSEPAKWLSEFQLVNNEAFANSLIENYKKDMSDQDILPENSIELGQRYIGILSTYASFQHQIQINELIGKFILEQLCGPKLPAELLIEFTNSLFEIYGDENFDYNKPVFVQCGFLKILETNVVPHLKAQFKFVDRNKNSQLKDRCSECFNTLESFIHYKKNE; from the coding sequence ATGGGTaagtcaaagaaaagatctaGAGCCTCAAAGGCCCGTTTGAACCCAATTGGTGGTGGAAAAGATACACATTCAAAGGATAATGCCTTAGTGACGAAGAAGGTACAGCCACTGTTGGAGAAATTGCACAGCGCAGTTCCCAATGACAGGGCTATGGCTTTGGGCTCTATCAGTGTGCTATGTGAGGATACTCACATGCGGAAATTACTGTTGAAGGAGAAGTTAGTACACATCGTACTGAGTAAGCTGTTGACTGATAATAATACTGAAATTGTCGTAGAGTCCTTTGGGTTGCTCAGAAATTTGTCTCTAGAAGAAGGTTACGATGTCTCTATTCATCTGTGGAGATCGGATATCTGGAAAAGTATAGATCAAGGTTTTGGTAAGCTATTGGAATCATTGACTGCGTTGCAAGCTAGCGAAGAGCAAAACTCTAAAAGCTCTACTGaatcaagaagattacTCTTCGATTATGCTGACAACCTTTTATCATTGGTGGTTGCCCTAGGCAATGGCGCAGATGAAATCTTACAACAATTACTGGAAGCTCCCAAGCTTGAACGCCTATTTGAAGTCATTGCTCGTCTATTACAATACGGAGTGACGAAATTACCCTTGTCGGTTTTTAACACTGTTCTGGATCTCCTATATGATTTCAGTTCAGAATCGTTTGACTTTATTGATGCGGTGACCAACAATAGTTTTCTCTCTGCTTTCGTCAAGAGTTTGCCAGAACAAATTAACACCCCAGCTTTTAACGAATTGACAAAGGTTCTAATCCAAGGTATTTATCTGCAGTTCTTGGATATGGATATTACTTATCAGCAAGCAAATGAGATCACTCATACGGTGTGCGACTCAGTAAAGGACATAGACTTTGAACAAGTCAAAAGCGATCTTTCGACTGCGTCGCATGACGAGGAGTTGGCTCAAACCAAGGATTCTCAAGTCGCTCAAAAGATTAAAGATTATACAAAAGCCCGCATAAGTGCCATGATGAAATTGCAGAGTATAGAGATCGCCATTGATCTCATAACAGCAACCACTGAGATCGTTGCATCCATTTATGAGgagaaaaaaaaaccaCTGCCAAATGCGCTATTGGAAACAGTCACAGTTTATCTACCAGAGATATTTCAACACCTGAGCCGAGATTTCTCGTCTCGTATCTTAATTGCATGGAACAATATGTTGTGGCTCTATCTGACGCTTGAGATTAATTTCTTCGAACTTAATGAAAATTACAAGAATTTGTGGGAATTCGTCAACACAGTCGATGAGAAACAGCTAGACCTCAAGTTGGGGAAGCTGAGCGTTACTTGGGCACTACTTAAGACTATTGCGTTGCAATCAGAGCCCGCAAAGTGGTTATCAGAGTTCCAATTAGTGAACAACGaagcttttgcaaattcttTAATTGAAAATTACAAGAAGGACATGAGCGACCAAGATATCTTACCAGAGAACTCTATCGAATTAGGTCAAAGGTATATTGGTATCCTATCGACTTACGCATCCTTCCAACATCAGATTCAAATCAACGAACTGATTGGTAAATTCATCTTGGAACAGCTGTGTGGTCCAAAGCTACCAGCAGAATTACTGATTGAATTCACAAACTCACTTTTCGAGATATACGGtgatgagaattttgacTATAATAAACCTGTTTTCGTGCAATGTGGGTTTCTCAAAATACTAGAGACCAACGTGGTACCACATCTGAAGGCACAGTTTAAGTTTGTGGATAGGAATAAAAACtctcaattgaaggataGGTGTAGTGAGTGTTTCAACACATTAGAAAGTTTTATTCATTACAAGAAAAACGAATAA